From Salvia splendens isolate huo1 chromosome 3, SspV2, whole genome shotgun sequence, a single genomic window includes:
- the LOC121796580 gene encoding protein FAR-RED IMPAIRED RESPONSE 1-like: MHKLSTKIPNRLLRDEAFKKEFSACVWSDLLEPDEFEEEWKRVVESHGLEDFDWFNSLYEHRHFWIPAYFRDFPLGSMIRTTSISESENSFYKRFLKPRANIAEFYMNFNHAVEFQRNSRTALDYHDATALPILATTLPFEKHASTLYTDTMFRKIQEEIVEGNDRCRVLGFSSTEFVDTYKLGDSNRKSYLVTHDRSAESYYCECKLFGRHGYLCRHIFFIFRNNELKKIPEKYCQSRWMKTPLAKAVHGKIHDDIPTRSVVDDRQAVSKQGISMFYGFLRRFEEDIDLLRAFVGGVEELGKSLQAKNLTTSAIEKGRMIEEFYGMVRPEVVEVHPPDVVKTKGHASSSKSRLISKREKALKDASRPQRRCKACDEMGHHDSRNCPRLKRWRWRKSWGRARVRCDVIYGFM; encoded by the coding sequence ATGCACAAGTTGTCCACCAAGATCCCAAATAGGTTGCTCAGGGATGAAGCTTTCAAGAAGGAATTCAGTGCTTGCGTTTGGTCTGATCTGCTTGAGCCTGACGAATTTGAAGAGGAGTGGAAAAGAGTGGTGGAAAGTCATGGGTTGGAAGACTTTGACTGGTTTAACTCATTGTACGAACACAGGCATTTCTGGATACCGGCGTATTTTAGAGATTTTCCACTGGGTTCGATGATTAGGACAACATCCATTTCCGAATCGGAGAACAGTTTCTACAAAAGATTTCTGAAGCCCCGTGCGAACATAGCCGAGTTCTACATGAATTTCAACCATGCTGTTGAGTTTCAGCGTAACAGTAGGACGGCGTTAGACTACCACGATGCCACTGCTTTGCCCATTTTGGCGACTACATTGCCGTTTGAGAAACATGCTTCGACGCTTTACACGGATACGATGTTCAGGAAAATACAGGAAGAAATCGTTGAGGGTAATGATAGATGTCGCGTGCTAGGATTTTCTTCGACTGAATTTGTTGACACCTACAAGCTTGGGGATAGCAATCGCAAATCGTATTTGGTGACTCATGATAGGAGTGCTGAGTCATATTATTGCGAATGCAAACTATTTGGTAGGCATGGATATTTGTGCAgacatatttttttcattttcaggaACAATGAGTTGAAGAAAATACCAGAAAAATACTGCCAAAGTAGATGGATGAAGACTCCGCTAGCCAAGGCGGTCCATGGGAAAATTCATGATGACATTCCTACCAGATCTGTTGTTGACGATAGGCAAGCAGTGTCAAAGCAAGGCATTTCTATGTTCTATGGTTTCCTCCGGCGGTTTGAGGAAGACATTGATTTGCTACGGGCATTTGTAGGCGGCGTTGAAGAACTTGGTAAATCTCTGCAAGCTAAGAATCTGACAACATCAGCAATTGAAAAAGGGCGAATGATTGAAGAGTTCTATGGCATGGTGCGGCCTGAAGTTGTGGAGGTTCATCCTCCAGATGTGGTCAAGACCAAGGGGCATGCTAGCAGCTCAAAGAGCCGACTGATTTCGAAAAGGGAAAAGGCTCTAAAGGATGCTAGTCGGCCTCAAAGACGGTGTAAGGCTTGCGATGAGATGGGCCACCATGACTCCAGAAATTGTCCTAGACTTaagagatggagatggagaaagAGTTGGGGAAGGGCAAGAGTACGATGTGATGTAATTTATGGATTTATGTAG